The following coding sequences are from one Gossypium hirsutum isolate 1008001.06 chromosome A12, Gossypium_hirsutum_v2.1, whole genome shotgun sequence window:
- the LOC107928657 gene encoding uncharacterized protein, with protein MKIFQETGIDFFSVRHFPSPSSSRYGSVIEHFQRREGLKEMIKGVIFYSGSADPLNPKVITICISGTVQSKVSIFQILVVFVLVWSNGHLASLQHVSSISCPHLMFQRLWLSPEAIFARMEYRRCPEGVLSYIMLQSSFTSEFSRLL; from the exons ATGAAAATTTTCCAAGAGACGGGTATCGATTTTttttctgtaagacattttccatctCCTTCTTCGTCCAG ATACGGTTCAGTGATTGAGCATTTTCAGAGAAGAGAGGGGTTGAAAGAGATGATAAAAGGAGTAATTTTTTATTCAGGATCAGCTGACCCTTTAAATCCTAAG GTTATCACTATTTGTATCAGTGGTACCGTTCAGTCGAAAGTGAGCATTTTCCAGATCCTAGTGGTTTTCGTTCTCGTATGGAGCAATGGACATTTGGCCTCTCTCCAGCATGTATCAAGTATCTCATGTCCGCATTTGATGTTCCAGAG GTTATGGCTGTCACCCGAAGCAATATTTGCAAGAATGGAATACAGGCGCTGTCCCGAAGGGGTGCTGTCATATATTATGCTTCAGTCTTCCTTTACTTCTGAGTTTTCTCGACTCCTATGA